From a region of the Kaistia sp. 32K genome:
- a CDS encoding LacI family DNA-binding transcriptional regulator, translating to MTDRTIKNMAEFSALSGISRPTVSKYFNDPESVRKSTRAQIEKALAKYEYRPNFFAVNLNKKRPKIIGLIVPDTGDTFFSELVRRIEMRCVDRGYLAIVLSSRGDAQLEARAIETLLSLKIAGAIVAPLGVHSDQQLIRSLQARIPMVFLDSSLDEDTPFVGTNNFQSVPLITEYLCRSGDAPTYFDMPAVNQNGPERKLAYVTTMERLGLKPEIVAVTPKNDWRFEDIAFEEARRVLQGPGFPTRTVLCANDRCAVGVMAAAFQHGLRIGREPGCDIRIAGHDDQPHSRYGCPPLTTVAQDFDQLAQNAVSILLDRVENEVDGDDSHPPQQVRLEGKLVMRASA from the coding sequence ATGACCGATCGCACGATCAAGAACATGGCGGAGTTCTCGGCACTCAGCGGCATCTCGCGACCAACGGTATCCAAGTATTTCAACGACCCTGAAAGCGTCCGCAAATCCACCCGGGCCCAAATCGAGAAGGCGCTGGCGAAATACGAGTACCGCCCCAATTTCTTCGCGGTGAACCTGAACAAGAAGCGGCCGAAGATCATCGGCCTGATCGTGCCGGATACGGGCGATACCTTCTTTTCGGAGCTGGTGCGGCGGATCGAGATGCGCTGCGTCGATCGCGGCTATCTGGCGATCGTGCTGTCGTCGCGCGGCGATGCGCAGCTCGAAGCCCGCGCCATCGAGACGCTTCTGTCGCTCAAGATCGCCGGCGCCATCGTCGCGCCGCTCGGCGTCCATTCCGACCAGCAGTTGATCCGCAGCCTCCAGGCGCGCATTCCGATGGTGTTCCTCGATTCAAGCCTCGACGAGGACACGCCCTTCGTCGGCACCAACAATTTCCAGAGCGTCCCGCTGATCACCGAATATCTCTGCCGCAGCGGCGACGCCCCAACCTATTTCGACATGCCGGCCGTCAACCAGAACGGCCCGGAGCGCAAGCTCGCCTATGTGACGACCATGGAACGGCTCGGCCTGAAGCCGGAGATCGTCGCCGTCACGCCGAAGAACGACTGGCGCTTCGAGGACATCGCCTTCGAAGAGGCGCGACGCGTCCTGCAGGGGCCAGGCTTCCCGACCCGCACCGTGCTCTGCGCCAATGATCGCTGCGCCGTCGGCGTCATGGCGGCGGCGTTCCAGCATGGGCTTCGCATCGGCCGCGAGCCCGGCTGCGACATCCGCATCGCCGGCCACGACGACCAGCCACACAGCCGCTATGGCTGCCCGCCCTTGACCACGGTCGCCCAGGATTTCGACCAGCTCGCCCAGAACGCCGTCTCGATCCTGCTCGACCGCGTCGAGAACGAGGTAGACGGCGACGACAGCCACCCGCCCCAGCAGGTGCGGCTCGAAGGCAAGCTCGTCATGCGGGCCTCGGCCTGA